One Tachysurus fulvidraco isolate hzauxx_2018 chromosome 2, HZAU_PFXX_2.0, whole genome shotgun sequence DNA segment encodes these proteins:
- the prxl2b gene encoding prostamide/prostaglandin F synthase — MSCVNVDKLGSKCVKSAVSGEQVELSSLWRDQTVVMFFLRRFGCQICRWAAMEVSKLEKDLRVNGVALVGIGPEETGLKEFQDGGFFKGEIYIDETKQCYKDLGFKRYNAINVVPAALGKKVREISSKASSEGIQGNFSGDLLQSGGMLIVAKGGEKVLLHFIQETPGDLVPLEDITKALGISANVQAGVRPQCDEGVCTR, encoded by the exons ATGTCGTGTGTAAATGTGGACAAACTCGGCAGTAAGTGTGTGAAGAGCGCCGTGTCCGGGGAG CAGGTGGAGCTCAGCTCGCTCTGGAGAGATCAGACAGTGGTGATGTTTTTCCTGCGACGTTTCGGGTGTCAGATCTGTCGCTGGGCCGCGATGGAGGTCAGCAAGCTGGAGAAGGACCTGAGAGTAAACGGAGTGGCCCTGGTGGGAATCGGCCCTGAAGAGACAGGACTCAAAGAGTTTCAGGACGGCGGGTTTTTTAAAGGCG aAATATACATTGATGAAACTAAGCAGTGCTACAAGGACTTAGGATTTAAAAG ATATAATGCGATCAATGTGGTGCCTGCTGCTCTGGGAAAGAAAGTACGAGAAATTTCCTCAAAG GCAAGCAGTGAAGGAATTCAGGGCAACTTTAGTGGAGACCTTCTGCAGAGCGGCGGCATGCTGATTGTTGCCAAAG GTGGTGAGAAGGTCCTGCTGCACTTTATTCAAGAGACACCAGGAGATCTTGTGCCACTTGAAGACATCACCAAAGCCCTGGGCATCAGTGCCAACGTGCAGGCTGGAGTGAGACCTCAG